ATGGCAATCATTCATCGATACTTACCGATATCATAGACAATCGATTGTCGTTCCATcgcgataattatttaaatattatatttacttacgtCTTTTACATATCTATTATATGAGGTTCACAAAAATTGTGTCACTTATTCGTCCATTTCTTACgagttatttatttcttaatgtaTCGTCTACATAATGTGAAGATTGATTCGTTTAATCTCCTTAAATTATGCGTAtctattattagtaataaaaagtaaaagataacaAATCAGTCATTGAAAATGATTCTCTTAACTCAAGGAAGATAAGGATAATCTCGTTAAACGGACTAGAATCCTAGAAACTTGAACAATcctcgcaaaaaaaaaaaaaatatatatatatatgtatatatatatatcttaaatttGAGAGcttagaaattataaaattaataagaattgaTAAATACCTCGCGGTATACAGTcgtgttattaattatcacgtaaatttaacattattttaaatgttctattaaaaatattttttcacacgttcatattatataataaagatctttctttctctctttcctttttcttcttcaaatgAAACATACAAATTCATAAGTGCAAtcctaattaattatatttgccgatatttttaaatgtgcAAAGATAGATATGTACttcgtatatttaaaatgataagtATCGATACATCATCGAGCTTCGTATATTGTAAAGCGACTCTTTCTTAATCAATAGCAATACGATAAagcacaatttttctttttatttttttgttgttttttattttttttttttttgtttttttgttgttttttttttttttgctttttttttcaatagaaaaattgCAAACAAATTACGTGTAACAGCGCccatattgattttattaaacgtttaTTACATCATCGTTGAGAATGCAATTCCGAAGCACAACCGTGTTATCTAACGTTgtacacgcatatacatatacgaacGAATAAGGCGCAAGCCGAGAAAaactatgtatttttaatcaataaaaaataattatatagagcAAGTCGTACGTATAGAGtaaattcttaattataattcgaCGACATCGGCGAGacatatcttttgtttttcttttttctttttttttccttttttttctttttttctttttttttttttttttcttttttaagattatcatttgaaaatcattggtgttttaaatgttttacgaggaatctcttcttttttttctcccttttgaagattgaattttaaatttgCAAAAACACACGTACACGATACATACCATCATACACgcgtttaattaaatcttcCATGCTTAAAATCCTTTCACACATTTTTTCATACCTTCCACTTCTTAATACCTCTTGCCATACAATTTCACAAATTTCTCTTTACGAAGGAACACTGTAtcgtgttaattttttttttcttctttcttttttctttttatatatatatatatatagttattttatagtattcaaaaaaattatgcaTTCATTGTAACATTCAAAACCGTTTCGCGCgcaataaaaattcgataagaTTTCATTTATAGCATTGATGATGAAAAAATTCACTTTTTCGAGCATGCATCGCTCTAACAATATATGATATACGTTAATTCGAACATATCAAATATGTAGATAGTTTGTCCAAACCTATATCTCTCACGACCAATTAGTATTGATAGACGAAGATTTGACACCAGAAGCGTTTAgcgaatttttctattattagtattattgttattattgttattattattattatattattattattattagtctaattattattatcaagacgaataatatattgtcCAACGTGAGATCGCGTAACACATGTTTATCCCATTGACTTGatgttaaattgaaaaaattgtcTAAGAGGACAGTTCAAGTATTTTGAGAACGTacgatatcaaatattattaataaaagtatataataaagagttataagataaatttaataatatttcgaaattatcaCGTAATTATGGAGAATATGATAAACGAAGGTTTAAAAAACTTGCGACTAATTCtacattttcgtttcttttgtttgaaattcgtattttctttcatctaacttttttttactatGCATATTGTGCCATCGCATCGTTAGTGACGAAAGAATcacaaggaaatatatatatatatttttttttttttctttttagtctTGTACCACAAATACTAAAACTTTCTTACATACATTCCagttatattacaaaaattaaaatcaacaTCGGTGTAATTGGCGTACAGCACTATCTCACATCAAAGAATGGACTGCAATCTTCATTTGAATTGCACACGAAGGGATGCCTCGAGTgacattattaacatttaactGCAGATTAACAGCATgatattctaaaaatatagacatttcataaaacaaaatattaagaaatagaAGCTTCGACGCTTATCGACACAGGTATAGTGCATTTATAAACAGAAACGTTCTTTGCACTTTACGGAGAACATAAACGATTAACATGCTCGTTGCATAAAAATTCAGGCTACTTTGTGTAATATTATTcggaaatttctttaaattctatataaaatatgattaatatagtAAATCCAAGAATGGCAGCCGTTACATGATGAAGACACACTCAttgtatatcatataatttactactgactattttttttccttcttattcacCACTtcccataatttttttataaacatgaTTAATGTTGTTAAGAAGGAAACAACAATTTAGTAATAAGTTATATACCGATACAATAAGTCTTTCATATGTGTTACTAGTGGttaaggaggaaaaaaatattgcgaatatataagaaagaaagaaaaaaaggagaaaacacGAAAAGTACAAGTACTCGAGTGCACTATAAAAGTGTCGGGGCCTAATTCTCGTGCAAATTCTTATGAGCTTCGTGAACATTAGCAACAAAACTTACGCACAAATGATTGAACAACTATACAGAGTgacttattattaaattatgcaAGGAGTACTGGTACTGGCTCGCAGATATAATAAACGGGAGATGCACTTGGATGATTTACTGTGTCCTTGTTTTTATGAtagtaaaaaaatgttaatactcttcttcgtcgtcagGGGCCAACCCATCTCCCTCTAATTCTTCCGGCGGTGCAAATCCATCCTagaaaaacattaaataatttctaagcgcataaaaacattaaattattaattaatgcttCATCCTCtgttataaacatatatagtAAACGGTTAAAATTGTCTTTTCTATTACTACCATATACGATAggatattatttgatttttttttcaaatcagtATACTAAAAACATAAATCACTTAATCAATTTGAAAACTAATTGCTATTTTCAAAAAGTAAGGTATATagtattattcaataatatacaGCTTTTAGTAAAACAATTACATAATTCCtacaatacattttatataattaatcccttttttaattaaatattaaaatactcaTTCCAATACGATCAatacaatgaattttaattacgatCACAGAGTctcaacaaaacaaaagaacatGGACTGAATAAGACCCATAAATTTTTTGACATTACCTTCATTAAGAAAatctataattttacaatattgtCTTCATTAAGAGAATGAccttctattaaaaataaataaaaaatgttactaTGTCTGTTTGCTTTCTCCTTCATCATTTTCATAACCCTGAAATAATTGCAGtacaaaaacaaatttttatatcaaattaattaataaaaataattttcatcgcAGTTACGTTTGAAATTCCATCATTATCATagattttacataaaattatgatttgaTTATCATTtcgtggatttttttttttaaatattggataagtgtaaaaattaaaatttcaacttACCTCTGTTGCATAAAGAacatctaatattttttgtataataggAGGAGGATCACCATTCTCACAATCTTGACATATTACTTCTATGTCACGTAATTTTCCAAAGTagaaatctctttctttttctagacCATCAATCGACATTTTAAGCTCCACAACCTgtgaataaaaatgttataaaataattttattcctaTATTATAAGGTAAAGAGTAAAAgacaaatgttaataaatttacgaaCCTGTGCACTGAGCTCTTCAACTTTTTCAGAATCTCCGCGATTTGCTGCTACGGTCTTTTGTTGAGGGCGGAATGGTTGAGCTTTATTTActaaattaaacaatttttaagattaataattatttattaaagaaattttttttataatttataattattactactaatacaatatacatattaaaattaattattaacaaagtaaattaattatgaagtactaattaaaattactaatattaattatttaccatatacacacatgcacatgCAAGAAATATAGCCATACAATAAACATTGCAATACATGCATTAATGTACATAATAAACACAATGagttatatacaaaaattccaatacaattttttcattgattcaaTTAGAAAAGTTGAAAGCTTTTATCAGTCTTCACGTCCtctaaaaattatgaaaaaatgcatcttttttcattagaaCATTTTGGATTAAACTTTAAaccattttcattaattattaattctacaCAATAGTATTTTTACTACTAtagattttgttaaaaaattttaatgatgcTAAACTATTTCCTTAGTATTTACGACCAAAATAccattacaaaattaaataaaaataataaaaaaaataattactaggTTTGTTCAAAGGCTTCATACTAGGTGCCTGTACAGATTGAGTTCCATCACCTATGGGGAAATTTAAATTTGCATTATAAGACATAATAGACCAGCATCACATCATGTAAGTAaaactaaaatatttaatattgtatattcataaattaaaagttattttttagATGAAATTACTGAAATAAATGTACAATTATCAATAAGATAAATCATATCaactataatatatcttaaataaaatatgtttctgTAAAACaagattatttctaaatataacataaatattagaaattcatactaaattaataaacaaatattaataacgtaacTCTCTAACCTTCTCTTAATTATCATGTTTGCTATTAAAGCTAATACGCTTAAGTTATATGCaatcattaaatttcaaaatttgtctttataatgaaaaatatttttaatataccagTACGAGTGGTAGTTTTTGCTGAGTTTACATCACGTGGTGTAGGACGTTTCACATTTGAGCCACGTGGTGCAGTGTTCCCACCACTGCCCATAGCTTCACCTCCTCGCATAGCAAGTGCATCATAGGGTTCTGCTCCTGAGTAATTTGCATCAAAAAACTTCTTGAACCATTGTAAAAATTCAAAGTTGTCTTGGAACCTGCCTTTCACCAGCTTGTCAATTGGCACTATCTGCAAATAATTGGTAGAAGACATatggaacaaaataaaaaaataacaaaaaaaatatattctatagaaTCAAAAGTGCCACATTATAatgttattcttttcattatttcaatagattttgaaattctttataaataatatataaaataatttataaataacttaaataaaatttatacatttaaaatatatatatatatatatttgtatattaattattttaaacaaacttactcaattatagatatttacatatagataacattgtaaaataaatgtacatattctaagaaaaataatatttaaatgttcctCAGTTGCAATATGACAAATCTtgtcatcattattttattataagcaaagataatatttcttttctaatgaaaatgtatatttcaCGTTATTTAATACTTGGTACCACATACTATATTCTTTATAGAGTAAATGATGTGTATTATTTTGGTCTTTTGATGTCTCCTAATACAAACAGTTGCCCCCTACTTAGAAGTATTTATAGACAGTTAAAAATAACAGCCTTGAAATCCTTCTGGTACCATCATACAATTAGAATTTGATGTAATTTACATTTAGCAATAGTAATTTTTCTAACATAACATTTGTTTAAGGCATGCATAATTTAcctttttataaacaatattttatataatgaattgGAAGTATTAAAATATGGGACCAGGTGCCATAgtgaataatacattttaacaGGCATTGTTGTGCATTTGTTTATGGAATTATATACGACCAAATATGTATAAGCAAAGCAGAAATTCTACCCCTATACTATAGCAGCATAATTTACATCGTAAATTTTGAGCTAACTTTAAAAGCAGCATGATAAACGAATtttgcatatttttatattttctatatttatgcTTTGCATTCTAtctaaatatttgaaatgtgTACACAATTCTAATGAAGTGACAATTTGCAATAAATTAGTGATCGTGCAATGATCTATATAAAAGGCAACATTGTGATGAAACTATTAATATACCCTGCTGTTGCCTTGAAGATATATTACGCTGTTGTGTATGTTTTTGTTGCATTTGTGGTTGCTTCGACTGAGGAGGTAGAGGTACCAATTGGGGATTTGATAGATTATGAGTTCCATCGACACCAGAACCTAGCGGTATACAACCACGAGCTTCATAGGCATCGTACTCACGACCATCATAATTTGCATCAAAGAATTTCTTGAACCATTgaagaaattcaaaattatcttGAAAGCGTCCCTTTATCAGCTTGTCCACTGGTATAACCTGAACCATCCCcatcataattttattgaacttCTAAGCAAGCTAAATCATCATACgatggaaatatttatttaggggttgattttttactttacaaaatacaatcattatatatacttcctctttttcattttataaataacttttagCTCTCTTCATGTACATTCCATTAACTAAATGATTATGTTTTTGGTCAATGATAAGATTAATCCTATGCCcttaaaaatcttaaaaagtattttcttgTAGCAATATCTTTGTATAAACCTTCTTGTTCTAAAAATACTATTCTTCGAATTGTAATTATCGCATATAAATCTTAACTATgtcctattccttttttttttttttttcaattgataaGTCTAATTTAttcgtagagaaagaaaaaagaaaaagattgataACTCACCTTATCAACGCTCATTTTTTTGAAACCACCTTGAAGAATTTTAAAATTCTGTATATATTCATGTTCAAGATTAGTTCTGAACTTTACCCTCTTCAAAGGTACACTTCCAGGAAAGAGCATATCCATGAATTGACAATAAACAGCTCCTGTACATAATTCTTCAATCTTGGTAAATGATGATTGCAGGCAATCATTAACCCATGCCAACATGTCATGACGACTTAGATTATCGGTGGTCACATTTGTTGCATACACATTAACAGCCATTTTGTTATCTCTGTAGACACGtaccaataataaaatacaataacagTATGATATACTAAgcttatacacatacataaaataaaacattaatcatATTGAATATATGAAAGTAGGTCACATGTGCatacgaattaataaaaatctacatTTATTCTTTACGTATATTTCCTTtcaacaaaatagaaaagaaagaaaaaaaaaaaattcattagatttgtgctaaaaaaaaaaaaaaagaaaaaatttggatAACGACATTCCAGTCCTATAAAACACTTGCGATCGACATATTTCTTATCAACGTGCTACGGATGTCAAGCAGcaaatttccttttcgaaaTACATCACTTTGCCGCTTATTTGACACAGAATACATTCaagcataaaaaaatatttataaaatctaattaacACGATGGAATAACTTACCGCGATAGTAACACGTTAACACCAGCCGGGAGTGGTTCGCGCACTTAGACGACAAATGTGCACTAGATCGTTCAAACGGAAACACAACGGATTCTTCTAACGGTTTCTCTAGAAAGAACCATCCAATGAATTATCCTTATCGCAATAAATTTAGGACTTATGGCTTATAAAATGAAGAGAAGTTCTTCCTTGTACATTTTGATCGTACTCAAATGGATATTCGATAATCTTATACCAGAAGTTGTAGAAAACCTCATGAAACATACGCCAACAAAAATTTGTAGTTTCtgtcaaaaaaataaaagaacgaacaaaGGAGAACGTCGGTACTTCTCGTCCAATCAGATTCTTGCTTTTACTCGTAACCGTCGTCAAGCACGTTCAAAAAGTGAATCTTGAGGCGCTCCCTTAAAGAGCCTTTTCATGAaactaatttttataacactAATTACGTCCACAAATTGAAATCATTCTTTCAAATTGTTTATCAaacgtattatataaatatttcctcATTCACGAAGTAGCAATATTTTTCACATAAACTTCGACCGATTAAAAGTTATCATTCATTGCGTATGCGCCATAACGTTGCTCTAAAAATGCGATATCTGTAGGCCAATTATTAAACTATTGCTAAATGGATTTAATCCAATATGTATGCACGttcattttataatcgattataatattaaaaaaacaatatcttttgtatttttatataacgaaatataaaaagtatattttaaattacttacaaattataactttattgtattattaaaacaaatagcTTTCAGGTAAGTAACTTTGAAGATCCAATGATTTCATTGATGTATTCAAATTGAATAATCGCGGTAAAAACCTTTTAttaagaaacaaatgaaatatataatgtttgttCATGAAAAAACAATCTATTATTCAGATGTAATAATagtttgttcctttttctatttatattcctttaaaaaatcgattgttattggataaatcttatatttaaaaaaattaattgtgatctgaaaaaatatataaataaatgatattaaattatgtattatttttattattcaagtcaattctcgttaaaataaatgttgatGTTATCGGCTATCGTAGAAATGTCCTTGAAAAGGCTTGATCGACAGATAATAAGGATCATCATTTATAATACGTTTGCGTGACGTAGGACAAATACTCACACTCATAAGCAAGGTGTTACTATGTCCTATGTTTAGTTCTAACGTATGAAAAGTCGTAAGGATCGATTCTTTCGAGTGCTTGGTAACATCATATTACGTTATTTCTAAACAAAAATCTATTTCGAGCATTAAGCTTGAACAGAACACATGCGGTACAATGTAGTTTCATCAAGtgttaaaatgattaattttcattgttttttatttatcataattatcctGAATTCTTTTCACATCGGACGATCTTCGGAAACAACTAAGCAAGGTATCTTtctctaaaataaaattaataaatatatgtatttatatacatatgtatatatattaactctaaataatatttttataacgttaaaatatttttacttctaaTTCTATTACCcacgaattaaataatataatttttcattcatttttttcatccgAGCCATTAAcaattaagagaaataaataaataaaaaaaaaatattaattcgctTTTAGACGAGCTGAATTCtgagaataacaaaaagatgGCAATTCCTTCGGTTTTAAAAGTTTCTTCATGGGACGTAAGTTTTCATCAACaggatattttcatttgataaaataatatattataatatattaaaatctatagAATACTTTGACAAATGCATTCAACGATCGTTTGTTtacgtttaattttatataaaaaaataatacaatcgtAATACTAATTACGTATCTAGGATATGCCGTTTTCCggaataattcaaaaaaatggTGAATGGAAAGGAATAGGGTATGCATTTTATATTCTCGATCTATTGagtgataaattaaatttcacgtACACTGTTGTACCACCGAAGCAACAAATACTCGGAAACAAGAATAAAGGAATTGTGAACATGTTGTACGAAAAGgtacaaattcttttttttttctttttttgtcatcgtaaaaaacaaataaacacaaataaaaaataataattattctcaattacgaaattatttttcttttatcagaaAGTAGACATGATCGCGGCATTCGTCCCCATATTAGAAGACCTAaacaaatattgtttattcagTACAACATTGGACGAACTCGAATTAACAGCTGTAATGAAAAGACCTGAAGAATCTGCAACTGGTTCTGGTCTTCTAGCACCATTTGACAATACCGTTTGGTTTTGCGTTCTTACAGCCGTTGTAATCGTAGGACCGacgatttatttgttttctttaattagGTTCGCAGAGAAATACAAAATTCCAGTTTTATTAACATTCTATTATTTCGTTAGAAGCAATAATtagcatgtatatatttgttgaattttttgatggattttctatttgtactaaaacattatcgatattattaggtggaccggaaagtaatgtcgctttcttaaattaaattcaaacgaataaattaataacaagtttttatttttaatcacaatcaaatatcgacatgcgcagaaacgacattactttccggtccctatattatctatatacgtTAATATATACGTCTATATATGTTAACTAAAACATACGGTctcgaagtatatatatatatatatatatatatatatatatatatatgtatatatatatatatacgaaagaatggcttattaaaaaataaatgagaatacTTTCGACGTAGGTTGAAACTTTGGAAAGGTACGGAaggagaaaattataatttatcatcttGCATGTGGTTCGTCTACAGTGCATTACTCAAACAAGGATCAACGATCGTCGCTCAAACAGGTATATtgcgtgtatgtacatatcattaatataattcatatggAAAGATGTTTAGCTTTGTATAATTTGTTTacaatttgtatgtatatatatatatatatatacacatattacatatatatacacacactatataaagtttaatatatcagtaatattattacatgaaATTATTACTTCAGATTCAACAAGGATGCTCTTCGCTACCTGGtggatttttatattaattctaacTTCATTTTATACCGCTAATCTGACAGCATTCCTTACGAAGCCACAATTTACATTACcaattaacaatataaaagatatagtGAGCAAAGGATACAAATGGGTCACTTTTAAAGGACGTGTGAtagattatcttttatctcaGGTTGAACGTTccttaatgatattaatattaattttttaattgtaccATTTTTATACTAAAGTACTATTTATAATagttgtacatttttttttttttacatcgattcgatttattactttcagccttatgaaaatgaaataacattGTTAAACCAAACCAAATTTCAAGGAGAATATATTATGGTGTACAAAGAACCAACAAGTATCATTTTTGATACCGTCGACAATAGTTcgtaaatttctaattaattatagaaaaagattaataatgaatattactattaattaaatattttctcactGTAAATGAATCATCTATATAGAAAAGCTTTATCTCGGAGAACGTCactattttcgaaaattattattcgaggattatatcaataaaactCGTCAAGGCTTAGAGCACAACAAACGTTGTACTTATGTTATCATGCCAGGAAGTATTCTTTCCAAAAATCGGGCGTTCGCTTTTCCTTTGGAATCGACTATAGTGGATGCCATAAATAAAGTGTAAGATCTATTCATATATCTTACACttcatattaaaattctaaaaccttttgtaatatttaagagGATTAATTATAAACTAAATATACTTCgcacgaatataataatatcaaagaaaatgtttatagAAATCTATTATGTTCTTACAGGTTATCTTCCCTGATAGAATCtggtttaataaaatatgtaaaagaaaggGATCTTCCATTGGCTAATATTTGTCCTGTGGATCTTCAATCGATGGAAAGGCAACTGGGAAATACTGATTTATTATTGACTTACAAAGTTATTATAGCCGGATATATTATTGCAATGATCGTTTTCATAATAGAACTTATcgtcaaatatattaattcttgtacgaagaataagaaaaacgcGAAGCAATTATCAAAAGTTCCAAAACAAACTATAAAGtacaaagaaaattcaaaacaaTCTTCTTGGAGATCACGATTACCTTTGTACgctactactaataataatcattggcgggataataacgttagtgtAATTAAGAGAAGCCCACCACCATTGTATCAATATAATGCAGGGAATACATCTTTTATGGGTAAACGACATAACATTAACGGACGTAATTATTACGTAGTCATAGATAGAAGCGGTGGACAGAGACTGATACCTATAAGGACGCCATCagcttttttgtttcaatatactgcataatatatatatatatattatacatatatatatatatatatatatatatatatatatatatatatatatatatatatacatgtacataatatatatataattttat
This portion of the Vespa velutina chromosome 4, iVesVel2.1, whole genome shotgun sequence genome encodes:
- the LOC124948936 gene encoding microtubule-associated protein RP/EB family member 1 isoform X2; this encodes MAVNVYATNVTTDNLSRHDMLAWVNDCLQSSFTKIEELCTGAVYCQFMDMLFPGSVPLKRVKFRTNLEHEYIQNFKILQGGFKKMSVDKVIPVDKLIKGRFQDNFEFLQWFKKFFDANYDGREYDAYEARGCIPLGSGVDGTHNLSNPQLVPLPPQSKQPQMQQKHTQQRNISSRQQQVNKAQPFRPQQKTVAANRGDSEKVEELSAQVVELKMSIDGLEKERDFYFGKLRDIEVICQDCENGDPPPIIQKILDVLYATEDGFAPPEELEGDGLAPDDEEEY
- the LOC124948936 gene encoding microtubule-associated protein RP/EB family member 1 isoform X1 — its product is MAVNVYATNVTTDNLSRHDMLAWVNDCLQSSFTKIEELCTGAVYCQFMDMLFPGSVPLKRVKFRTNLEHEYIQNFKILQGGFKKMSVDKIVPIDKLVKGRFQDNFEFLQWFKKFFDANYSGAEPYDALAMRGGEAMGSGGNTAPRGSNVKRPTPRDVNSAKTTTRTGDGTQSVQAPSMKPLNKPINKAQPFRPQQKTVAANRGDSEKVEELSAQVVELKMSIDGLEKERDFYFGKLRDIEVICQDCENGDPPPIIQKILDVLYATEDGFAPPEELEGDGLAPDDEEEY
- the LOC124948936 gene encoding microtubule-associated protein RP/EB family member 3 isoform X3, whose protein sequence is MELIIYQIPNWYLYLLSRSNHKCNKNIHNSVIYLQGNSRIVPIDKLVKGRFQDNFEFLQWFKKFFDANYSGAEPYDALAMRGGEAMGSGGNTAPRGSNVKRPTPRDVNSAKTTTRTGDGTQSVQAPSMKPLNKPINKAQPFRPQQKTVAANRGDSEKVEELSAQVVELKMSIDGLEKERDFYFGKLRDIEVICQDCENGDPPPIIQKILDVLYATEDGFAPPEELEGDGLAPDDEEEY
- the LOC124948932 gene encoding glutamate receptor ionotropic, delta-2-like isoform X1, whose translation is MRYNVVSSSVKMINFHCFLFIIIILNSFHIGRSSETTKQDELNSENNKKMAIPSVLKVSSWDDMPFSGIIQKNGEWKGIGYAFYILDLLSDKLNFTYTVVPPKQQILGNKNKGIVNMLYEKKVDMIAAFVPILEDLNKYCLFSTTLDELELTAVMKRPEESATGSGLLAPFDNTVWFCVLTAVVIVGPTIYLFSLIRLKLWKGTEGENYNLSSCMWFVYSALLKQGSTIVAQTDSTRMLFATWWIFILILTSFYTANLTAFLTKPQFTLPINNIKDIVSKGYKWVTFKGRVIDYLLSQPYENEITLLNQTKFQGEYIMVYKEPTSIIFDTVDNKKLYLGERHYFRKLLFEDYINKTRQGLEHNKRCTYVIMPGSILSKNRAFAFPLESTIVDAINKVLSSLIESGLIKYVKERDLPLANICPVDLQSMERQLGNTDLLLTYKVIIAGYIIAMIVFIIELIVKYINSCTKNKKNAKQLSKVPKQTIKYKENSKQSSWRSRLPLYATTNNNHWRDNNVSVIKRSPPPLYQYNAGNTSFMGKRHNINGRNYYVVIDRSGGQRLIPIRTPSAFLFQYTA
- the LOC124948932 gene encoding ionotropic receptor 93a-like isoform X2; its protein translation is MRYNVVSSSVKMINFHCFLFIIIILNSFHIGRSSETTKQDELNSENNKKMAIPSVLKVSSWDDMPFSGIIQKNGEWKGIGLKLWKGTEGENYNLSSCMWFVYSALLKQGSTIVAQTDSTRMLFATWWIFILILTSFYTANLTAFLTKPQFTLPINNIKDIVSKGYKWVTFKGRVIDYLLSQPYENEITLLNQTKFQGEYIMVYKEPTSIIFDTVDNKKLYLGERHYFRKLLFEDYINKTRQGLEHNKRCTYVIMPGSILSKNRAFAFPLESTIVDAINKVLSSLIESGLIKYVKERDLPLANICPVDLQSMERQLGNTDLLLTYKVIIAGYIIAMIVFIIELIVKYINSCTKNKKNAKQLSKVPKQTIKYKENSKQSSWRSRLPLYATTNNNHWRDNNVSVIKRSPPPLYQYNAGNTSFMGKRHNINGRNYYVVIDRSGGQRLIPIRTPSAFLFQYTA